A genomic window from Algoriphagus sp. Y33 includes:
- a CDS encoding zinc-dependent metalloprotease, with translation MKRTLQLTIFFLLSLNLGFAQTLDLGKMSKNDGFIPFYLDEEKGKIYLEIDALEWEFLYVNSLKAGIGSNDIGLDRGQLGNTRIVEFRKSGNKLFLVHKNYDFRAYSDNPAEVQSIKDAFAESILWGFEIALKEGDKFIVDATNFYLQDAHGVGEKLSRSKQGSFRTDASRSGLYYPMTKNFPKNTEVEATITLTGQATGGNLRSVTPTPDAVTVRQRHSFIELPDDKYTTREFDPRAGFGSISYMDFTTPISDPITKKFIARHRLEKKDPSAAMSEAVEPIVYYLDRGTPEPVASALIEGGNWWNQAFEAAGFIDAFRVELAPEGMDLMDVRYNVIQWVHRSTRGWSYGASVRDPRTGEILKGHVSLGSLRVRQDYLIAQGLLQPFEEGSPANPKMLELAVARLKQLSAHEIGHTIGLAHSYATSANNRASVMDYPYPLITETPDGELDLSNAYDDKIGDWDKWAIKYGYAVVPEGEEESQFLKKTLEETYEAGHEFITDSDSRSPSGAHPRSHLWDNGKSASGELMRMLELRKNRMKTFGLNAIPTGQPQALLEEVFVPLYLMHRYQIEATTKLIGGLDYNYKIKDDNQPNHKWVSEKEQNDALKALLYTISPDQLEVPEHVLTLIPPRPFGYGKNRETFVSRTGLTFDPIAPAESIVDLTFNFIFNEARADRIYLQNLQNSNLPSFDNVLTTIEKQVFSNNLPKGLNSEIKLMTEAKMIDHMIALAKSTGTSNSVRAIVRGHLDDLKDTVLENRESSGEFHMHSEYLIDKIEAFLDLPVELTIQEEIKSPDGSPIGMDIMSCDFDF, from the coding sequence ATGAAAAGAACACTACAACTAACCATTTTCTTCTTGCTTTCATTAAATCTTGGGTTCGCTCAAACCCTAGACTTGGGAAAAATGAGTAAAAATGATGGGTTTATCCCATTTTACTTAGATGAGGAGAAAGGAAAGATTTACTTAGAAATCGACGCGCTGGAATGGGAATTCCTTTATGTAAATTCTCTTAAGGCCGGAATAGGATCCAATGACATCGGTTTAGATCGTGGCCAGTTGGGCAATACAAGAATAGTGGAATTCAGAAAGTCCGGAAACAAGCTATTCTTGGTGCACAAGAATTACGATTTCAGAGCATACTCTGATAATCCGGCCGAAGTTCAATCCATCAAAGATGCATTTGCAGAATCAATCCTTTGGGGATTTGAAATTGCACTAAAAGAGGGAGACAAATTTATTGTTGATGCAACCAATTTTTACCTTCAGGATGCCCACGGAGTTGGAGAAAAGTTAAGTAGAAGCAAACAGGGATCTTTTCGCACCGACGCTAGCCGGTCTGGACTATACTACCCGATGACCAAAAATTTCCCGAAAAACACCGAAGTAGAAGCCACCATCACATTGACCGGGCAGGCAACAGGCGGAAATTTAAGATCTGTCACTCCTACCCCCGATGCAGTGACAGTACGTCAGCGGCACTCATTCATTGAGCTTCCTGACGACAAATACACTACCCGTGAGTTTGATCCCAGAGCCGGGTTTGGAAGTATTTCCTACATGGACTTCACCACCCCTATCTCAGATCCGATCACGAAGAAATTCATCGCCCGCCACCGGTTGGAAAAGAAAGACCCAAGCGCAGCAATGTCCGAAGCGGTAGAACCGATTGTCTACTACCTTGATCGAGGTACGCCCGAGCCGGTAGCTTCCGCGTTGATAGAAGGTGGAAACTGGTGGAATCAAGCATTCGAAGCCGCCGGATTTATTGACGCCTTTCGCGTAGAACTGGCACCGGAAGGCATGGATCTGATGGATGTGCGATACAATGTGATCCAATGGGTACATCGCTCTACACGTGGCTGGTCCTACGGTGCAAGTGTACGTGATCCACGGACAGGAGAGATTTTGAAAGGCCATGTTTCCTTAGGTTCGCTACGTGTGAGGCAAGATTATTTAATTGCTCAGGGCTTATTACAACCATTCGAAGAAGGTTCTCCCGCCAATCCCAAAATGCTTGAGCTTGCGGTAGCCAGACTCAAACAGTTATCGGCACATGAAATAGGCCACACCATTGGTTTAGCACATAGCTATGCTACTTCGGCGAATAACCGCGCATCCGTAATGGATTATCCCTATCCTCTGATCACCGAAACCCCGGATGGAGAGCTTGACCTCAGCAATGCCTATGATGATAAAATAGGCGATTGGGACAAATGGGCTATCAAATACGGGTATGCCGTCGTTCCCGAAGGTGAAGAGGAAAGCCAATTTCTTAAAAAAACGTTGGAAGAAACTTACGAAGCAGGACATGAATTCATTACAGATTCGGACTCTAGAAGCCCAAGCGGTGCACATCCAAGATCTCATCTATGGGATAACGGGAAATCCGCTTCAGGGGAGCTGATGCGCATGCTTGAACTTCGAAAAAACCGAATGAAAACTTTTGGATTAAATGCCATTCCCACAGGTCAGCCCCAAGCGCTACTTGAAGAAGTTTTTGTACCACTCTATCTGATGCATAGATATCAAATTGAGGCTACTACGAAGCTTATTGGAGGTTTGGACTACAACTACAAAATCAAAGATGACAATCAGCCCAATCACAAGTGGGTGAGCGAAAAGGAGCAGAATGATGCATTGAAAGCTCTACTTTACACCATTTCACCAGATCAACTGGAAGTTCCTGAGCATGTCCTAACCCTAATTCCACCACGACCATTTGGTTATGGTAAAAACAGAGAAACCTTCGTTTCCAGAACAGGGCTTACCTTCGACCCAATAGCGCCTGCAGAAAGCATAGTAGATTTGACTTTCAATTTCATCTTCAATGAAGCACGGGCGGATCGTATTTACCTCCAAAATCTACAAAATTCAAACCTCCCAAGCTTTGACAATGTTCTGACCACCATCGAAAAGCAGGTATTTTCCAATAACCTTCCAAAAGGTTTGAATTCGGAAATCAAGCTAATGACTGAGGCTAAGATGATTGATCACATGATCGCATTGGCAAAAAGCACCGGAACATCCAACTCTGTAAGGGCTATCGTAAGAGGCCATTTGGATGATCTGAAAGATACAGTCTTAGAAAACAGGGAAAGCTCTGGGGAATTCCACATGCATTCGGAATATCTTATTGACAAAATAGAGGCATTCTTGGATCTACCGGTGGAGTTAACCATTCAGGAAGAAATCAAATCGCCGGACGGATCTCCGATTGGTATGGATATTATGAGCTGTGATTTTGATTTCTGA
- a CDS encoding M3 family metallopeptidase, with protein MNNPLLADFATPFETAPFDQITPAHFLPAIKAAITEAKEDISKIKSEAVPTFENTIEALDSTGKRLGIIAGIFFNLNSAETNDEIQSLAREISPLLTEHGNDILLDQELFQRVARIFEQKSQLKLTPEQATLLEKTYKSFVRNGAKLTSEKADQLRKIDQELAQVTLQFGENVLAETNKFVYFVDRESDLEGLPDGIKEAAAQIAEEKGEPGKWAFTLDYPSYIPAMTYAKNRALRETLFMANGTKCAKGDELDNQQVIKEILKLRHNRAVLLGYKSHADFVLEERMAKSPDQVMSFLDSLLEKAKPKGITEMKELEAFAAELDGLTELKKWDFAYYSELLKKEKYSLDDELLRPYFQLEKVIDGVFQTAEKLYGITFSPVADIPLYHKDVTAYEVKDKEGKYLSIFYADFFPRPGKRNGAWMTSYKGQSIKEGEDIRPHVSIVCNFTKPTKSKPSLLTFNEVTTLFHEFGHALHGMMAKGTYESLSGTSVFWDFVELPSQIFENWCYEKECLDLFAKHYQTGEKIPEDLIEKIKKASNFQQGYQAVRQLSFGLLDMAYHSEDPSKISSIFEFEEDVMKPTDLLPKVPGTLMSTSFSHIFQGGYSSGYYSYKWAEVLDADAFELFQENGVFDEATADSFVKNILSAGGSEHPSVLYKRFRGREPKQDALLRRAGLISE; from the coding sequence ATGAATAACCCATTATTGGCGGATTTCGCCACTCCTTTTGAGACCGCCCCTTTCGATCAAATCACCCCAGCTCATTTTCTTCCTGCCATCAAAGCCGCAATCACAGAAGCGAAGGAGGACATTTCCAAGATTAAATCCGAAGCGGTACCTACTTTTGAAAACACAATAGAGGCATTGGACAGTACCGGCAAGCGCCTCGGTATTATAGCCGGAATATTTTTCAACCTAAACTCGGCCGAAACTAATGATGAAATTCAATCCCTGGCCAGAGAAATATCTCCTTTACTTACCGAGCATGGAAATGACATCCTATTAGACCAAGAACTTTTTCAGCGGGTAGCCCGGATTTTTGAACAAAAGAGTCAACTGAAATTGACACCGGAACAAGCTACTCTGCTCGAGAAAACCTATAAATCTTTTGTACGGAACGGAGCCAAACTCACAAGTGAAAAAGCTGATCAACTTAGAAAAATCGATCAAGAATTAGCTCAAGTAACCTTGCAATTCGGTGAGAACGTACTAGCAGAGACTAACAAATTCGTGTATTTCGTGGATCGGGAATCTGATCTTGAAGGGCTACCCGATGGGATCAAAGAAGCTGCTGCCCAAATTGCAGAAGAGAAAGGAGAACCCGGGAAATGGGCATTTACGCTTGACTATCCAAGCTATATCCCGGCGATGACTTATGCTAAAAACAGGGCCCTGCGTGAGACACTGTTCATGGCAAATGGAACAAAATGCGCTAAAGGGGATGAACTTGACAATCAACAAGTCATCAAAGAAATCTTAAAACTTCGTCATAACCGAGCAGTGCTGCTAGGCTATAAGAGTCATGCAGATTTTGTACTGGAAGAGCGTATGGCCAAAAGTCCTGACCAAGTCATGTCATTCCTGGACTCCCTGCTCGAAAAAGCAAAACCAAAGGGAATAACCGAAATGAAAGAACTGGAGGCTTTTGCAGCCGAACTGGATGGTCTTACAGAGTTGAAAAAGTGGGATTTCGCCTATTATTCCGAACTTCTGAAAAAGGAAAAATATTCACTTGACGATGAACTGTTGAGGCCGTATTTCCAATTGGAGAAGGTAATTGACGGTGTGTTTCAGACAGCCGAAAAACTTTATGGAATCACCTTCTCTCCCGTAGCAGACATTCCGCTCTACCATAAGGATGTCACTGCCTATGAGGTCAAGGACAAAGAGGGAAAATACCTCTCCATATTCTATGCAGATTTTTTTCCGCGTCCAGGCAAAAGAAATGGCGCATGGATGACCAGCTACAAGGGACAAAGCATCAAGGAAGGAGAAGATATCCGTCCACACGTCTCTATCGTGTGCAATTTCACCAAACCTACAAAATCAAAACCCAGCCTACTGACTTTCAACGAAGTAACAACACTTTTCCATGAATTCGGTCATGCGCTTCATGGCATGATGGCCAAAGGTACATATGAGTCACTTTCCGGTACAAGTGTATTTTGGGACTTTGTGGAGCTGCCTTCACAGATTTTTGAAAATTGGTGCTACGAAAAGGAATGTTTGGATCTATTTGCAAAGCACTATCAAACAGGTGAGAAAATCCCCGAAGATCTTATCGAGAAGATCAAAAAAGCCTCAAACTTTCAGCAGGGATATCAGGCGGTAAGGCAACTCAGTTTCGGACTATTGGACATGGCTTATCACAGCGAGGATCCAAGTAAGATTTCGAGTATTTTCGAGTTTGAGGAAGATGTGATGAAGCCTACTGATCTACTTCCCAAAGTTCCCGGAACATTAATGAGCACTTCCTTCTCGCATATTTTCCAAGGAGGCTATTCTTCAGGATATTACAGCTACAAGTGGGCAGAAGTATTGGATGCAGACGCATTTGAGCTATTCCAAGAAAACGGAGTTTTCGATGAAGCCACTGCTGATTCTTTTGTCAAGAACATACTTTCAGCAGGTGGAAGTGAGCATCCTTCCGTTCTGTATAAAAGATTTCGGGGCAGGGAGCCGAAGCAAGATGCTTTATTGAGACGTGCTGGATTGATCTCAGAATAA
- a CDS encoding AI-2E family transporter, whose amino-acid sequence MENPAFKLPSYLRALTVMIFIIVLVFFLIVGKSLLVPLFMGGFFAILFTPLSIWLESKKVPRILSCVISLLLMVALVGGLLTFIVGNVANFTKDFDDVSGRLTDYAKDLDKWAMETFSYDTALAEKANTDYLKNLLTENSSSIGDFAMKTVGSLTGLVLIPVFMFFFLLYRNHLTQVVIEIYKDKDPELVKIRIVSLRKVILNYIIGVVKVMGILAVLNITAFSLLGIKHAVFFGTLGAILNIIPYIGPFFGAMLPMGYSFLTKDSLFYPIGVLVCYQIIQMVEGNFLTPKIVGGNVNLNAFITFLGLIVGGTIWGVAGMILIIPMMAILREIFDLSDATRPFALLLGEEKEEKKQQVQEEAEEVNEKDNN is encoded by the coding sequence ATGGAAAACCCTGCCTTTAAACTTCCCTCCTACCTGAGGGCTCTCACGGTAATGATATTCATTATTGTGTTGGTTTTTTTCCTGATAGTAGGTAAAAGTCTGCTAGTCCCTTTGTTTATGGGCGGTTTTTTCGCAATACTCTTCACACCGCTTTCCATTTGGCTGGAATCTAAAAAAGTCCCTAGAATACTCTCGTGCGTCATTTCTCTACTACTAATGGTAGCTCTTGTAGGAGGGCTTTTGACGTTTATTGTAGGGAATGTCGCTAATTTCACAAAAGACTTTGACGACGTTTCGGGAAGACTTACCGATTATGCAAAGGATCTGGATAAATGGGCAATGGAGACATTTTCCTACGATACAGCACTAGCTGAAAAAGCAAATACCGATTATTTGAAGAACCTGTTGACTGAGAACAGTTCGAGTATAGGTGACTTCGCAATGAAGACAGTGGGTTCGCTTACAGGACTTGTCCTAATTCCTGTTTTTATGTTTTTCTTTCTTTTGTATAGAAATCACCTAACCCAAGTGGTAATCGAAATATACAAAGACAAAGACCCTGAACTTGTAAAAATACGCATTGTAAGCCTCAGGAAGGTGATTCTGAATTACATCATAGGCGTAGTCAAGGTAATGGGAATCCTGGCAGTCCTTAACATCACCGCTTTTTCATTACTTGGAATTAAACATGCAGTCTTCTTCGGTACACTTGGAGCGATTTTAAATATCATCCCCTATATAGGCCCATTTTTCGGTGCGATGCTGCCAATGGGATATTCATTTCTTACCAAGGATAGTTTGTTTTATCCGATAGGAGTTCTTGTCTGCTATCAAATCATACAGATGGTGGAGGGAAATTTCCTGACTCCGAAAATCGTGGGAGGGAATGTCAACCTTAATGCATTTATAACATTTCTTGGCTTAATCGTCGGAGGCACAATCTGGGGAGTGGCAGGTATGATTCTAATTATTCCAATGATGGCAATTCTGCGAGAAATATTTGATCTGAGTGATGCTACCAGACCTTTCGCATTATTGCTCGGTGAAGAAAAGGAAGAAAAAAAACAACAAGTGCAAGAAGAAGCTGAAGAAGTTAATGAAAAAGACAACAATTAA
- a CDS encoding lipopolysaccharide assembly protein LapB, with protein sequence MKKTTINTLLVLILTGLAFSCDSEENKKGRFLLKGNEKMEENDPKSAMGFYREALEMDSTYADAYYNKALAHLQLNQLTETIQDLSLAIRYKPDYYDAIFQRGLGYLDNGEFYNAREDGKKLLLLDDKNWKSYFLKGLVEEKLKNFPEALNAFTKASELNPKNSDLLVNQATILYYQKDFAAAQQVLNEAMDINPLEPNLHNLKSMIYFDEQNYTGALDAVEKAISLDKSQAYFYNNKGLYLLFLDRQEEALDLINQSIKMDSKNPFALRNKGIYYVMKGDKISALQYLVELNQDFPDMDLVEEYLEKAYTL encoded by the coding sequence ATGAAAAAGACAACAATTAATACCCTTTTGGTACTGATACTCACAGGACTTGCATTTTCATGTGACTCTGAGGAGAACAAAAAAGGGAGATTTCTTCTGAAAGGGAATGAAAAGATGGAGGAGAATGACCCCAAAAGTGCAATGGGCTTTTATCGTGAAGCCCTAGAAATGGATTCAACGTACGCTGATGCTTACTACAACAAGGCCCTGGCCCACTTGCAGCTAAATCAACTTACGGAAACTATCCAGGACCTCAGTCTTGCCATCAGGTATAAACCGGATTACTACGATGCTATCTTCCAAAGAGGATTGGGCTACCTCGACAACGGTGAGTTTTATAATGCCAGAGAAGACGGAAAGAAACTCTTACTGCTTGATGACAAAAACTGGAAAAGCTATTTTCTCAAGGGGTTGGTGGAAGAGAAATTAAAGAATTTTCCCGAAGCGCTTAATGCATTCACCAAAGCATCCGAACTCAATCCGAAGAATTCTGATCTGCTAGTGAACCAAGCAACAATCCTATATTATCAGAAAGATTTCGCTGCTGCGCAACAGGTGTTAAATGAAGCTATGGACATCAATCCACTGGAGCCAAATCTTCATAATTTGAAATCAATGATCTATTTCGATGAGCAAAATTATACAGGAGCACTAGATGCTGTAGAGAAAGCAATTTCTCTGGATAAAAGTCAGGCCTATTTCTACAACAACAAAGGTTTGTATCTACTCTTTCTTGATAGGCAAGAAGAAGCATTGGATCTAATCAATCAAAGTATCAAGATGGATTCAAAAAATCCTTTTGCGCTAAGAAACAAAGGTATTTACTATGTGATGAAGGGGGATAAAATTTCTGCGCTTCAGTATTTGGTGGAGTTGAATCAGGATTTTCCGGACATGGACTTAGTAGAAGAATACTTGGAAAAAGCTTATACGCTCTGA
- a CDS encoding ATP-binding protein yields MQERGINDTFKKLIHESSEMVFLADDTFPYSIFYSNRSFEEQIGANLTDRSLVGLGLNISVFGLAEEIELSYCGDDYEFQAEFPQDSSSNYFLFYKGKKRITHNLPTREKFQQLLIESPDAQLVLNPEGDIFLSNVEALKLFGYDRESSIGHMIELEGLFNGSQQWKQWIGAAVSDLAIHRFSSILSKSFGNPLDLEIASKQLVVDGVQYVMLSFQDVSEKVALKKNLEDNSNFLMNLTTQIPGALYQLVLDGEGKMSFSFLSKGIAGVLGLKPEEIENITDISGVISQVHPKDLPQLIMSSVTSARRLEPWQCQFRVKSESTDDEYRWILGTARPQAIENGDMVWYGYLTDITGQKEFEATLDDSRKAAEKSSQIKSDFLSMISHELRTPLNAISASTYSLLHGDPLDHQKAELDTINFAVDNLIIMINDLLDFQKIEAGKLTIEKAPFHLSYFIKQIIKGLSFHAKDSKNKLEVMLSDGLDIMVLGDKTRLSQVLNNLITNALKFTNAGEVKLSVNLLEKRNGRVRIYFEVCDNGIGIAPEYQEKIFNDFDQVRPAFSTKYGGTGLGLSITRKLLNLMGGEIALQSALNKGSRFFFELEFDIVEMKLEKQVNNNGDSGQSSSIHLLMAEDNDVNALVLGKIINKWGFTYERVLNGREAVNAVSHRDFDCILMDIQMPEMDGFDATVAIKKISEAPVIALTASAKPEIIDRLEECDFDGFVAKPIDASELQTIIKEVVFEKNQSV; encoded by the coding sequence ATGCAAGAGAGGGGAATCAATGATACGTTTAAAAAACTTATTCACGAGTCATCAGAGATGGTGTTTCTTGCGGATGATACTTTCCCCTATTCCATTTTTTATTCCAATAGATCTTTTGAAGAGCAGATTGGAGCAAATTTAACGGATAGAAGTCTAGTAGGTCTAGGTCTTAATATCAGTGTTTTTGGCTTAGCAGAGGAGATAGAATTAAGTTATTGTGGGGATGATTATGAATTTCAAGCAGAATTTCCTCAGGATAGTTCTTCAAACTATTTTTTATTCTATAAAGGCAAAAAGCGTATAACTCACAATTTGCCTACAAGAGAGAAGTTTCAGCAGCTTTTGATAGAATCGCCTGATGCCCAACTAGTGTTAAACCCTGAGGGGGATATTTTCCTTTCAAATGTAGAAGCCCTTAAACTCTTTGGATACGATAGGGAATCTTCAATCGGTCATATGATCGAATTGGAAGGTTTATTTAATGGTTCTCAGCAATGGAAACAATGGATCGGAGCGGCGGTTTCGGACCTGGCTATTCACCGTTTTTCATCCATACTTTCCAAATCATTTGGAAATCCACTGGATTTAGAAATCGCTTCCAAGCAACTTGTGGTTGACGGAGTGCAATACGTGATGCTTTCATTTCAGGATGTTTCTGAGAAAGTTGCTTTGAAGAAGAATCTGGAGGATAACAGTAATTTCCTGATGAACCTTACGACGCAAATTCCCGGTGCGCTATATCAATTGGTACTGGACGGAGAGGGGAAAATGAGTTTTTCATTTCTCTCTAAAGGCATTGCCGGGGTATTGGGATTAAAGCCTGAAGAGATTGAAAACATCACGGACATCTCAGGGGTGATTTCCCAAGTTCACCCGAAGGATTTACCCCAGCTGATCATGAGTTCGGTCACTTCGGCACGGAGACTAGAGCCTTGGCAATGTCAATTCCGGGTAAAATCCGAATCAACCGATGATGAATATCGCTGGATTTTAGGAACAGCCAGACCACAAGCCATCGAAAATGGAGATATGGTGTGGTATGGATACCTGACTGATATTACCGGACAGAAGGAATTTGAAGCTACGCTGGATGATTCCAGAAAAGCGGCCGAGAAGTCCAGTCAAATAAAGTCTGATTTCCTTTCTATGATCAGTCATGAGCTTCGAACTCCGTTGAATGCAATTTCAGCTTCTACCTATTCCTTGCTTCATGGAGACCCACTAGACCATCAAAAAGCGGAGCTGGATACCATTAATTTTGCTGTGGATAATTTGATTATCATGATCAATGATTTGCTGGATTTTCAGAAAATCGAGGCAGGGAAATTGACTATTGAGAAAGCACCCTTTCATCTAAGTTATTTTATAAAACAGATCATTAAAGGGTTGTCATTTCATGCCAAGGACAGTAAAAACAAATTGGAGGTAATGCTTTCTGACGGATTGGATATCATGGTTCTCGGTGACAAAACACGGCTTTCGCAAGTCTTGAATAACTTGATTACCAATGCGCTTAAATTCACCAATGCAGGGGAGGTTAAGCTTTCGGTGAATCTACTTGAAAAGCGAAACGGGAGGGTGAGAATATACTTCGAAGTATGCGACAATGGAATAGGTATAGCACCTGAATATCAAGAGAAAATTTTTAATGATTTTGACCAGGTAAGGCCAGCCTTCAGTACAAAATACGGTGGAACCGGTCTTGGCCTCTCTATCACACGTAAGCTTTTGAATTTGATGGGAGGGGAAATTGCACTTCAGTCTGCGTTGAATAAAGGGAGCAGGTTCTTTTTCGAACTGGAGTTTGACATTGTTGAAATGAAGTTGGAAAAACAGGTGAATAATAACGGCGATTCTGGCCAAAGCTCATCGATCCACCTACTCATGGCTGAAGATAATGATGTAAATGCTTTGGTTTTGGGTAAGATCATCAATAAATGGGGATTTACTTATGAACGGGTTTTGAATGGGCGTGAAGCTGTGAATGCTGTGAGCCACAGGGATTTTGACTGTATTCTGATGGACATTCAAATGCCTGAAATGGACGGTTTTGATGCGACCGTGGCAATCAAGAAAATCTCTGAGGCTCCTGTAATTGCACTTACTGCTTCCGCAAAACCGGAAATCATAGATCGGCTAGAGGAATGTGACTTTGACGGCTTTGTGGCTAAACCCATCGATGCTTCCGAATTACAAACTATTATCAAAGAAGTGGTCTTTGAGAAAAATCAGAGCGTATAA
- a CDS encoding porin has protein sequence MGKQPQLPLCFCFWIILIVLGTQDLFAQNESDERALINVRNGISISKDSLFLLNLRFRMQNRFGFNTVSREGFRVDQVDFRVRRLRLRLDGYVLSPKIQYYIQLGFSKSDLDLESGGYAQPIRDAIVYYFLNPNLYVGFGQSKLPGNRERVISSGNLQFADRSIANGFFTLDRDFGFFGYYTYQTKGRSQIQLKGAINTGEGRNPSVGDNGLSYTGRIEYLPFGNFKNNGDYSEGDLEFEENPKLTLGVSYNLNKNAHRTRGQLGSRLYEGRDLNVLIADAMFKYAGWGAMAEFFKRGADDPITKNSEGDSQVVFVGIGTNMHLSKMVSRKSELALRYASVRPDKEIREYENKLEEAALGYSKYLNGHRIKLQGNLGYAWNNGQTQVVNLRNYWFATFQVEFGI, from the coding sequence ATGGGAAAGCAGCCTCAACTCCCTTTATGTTTTTGCTTTTGGATTATACTCATCGTTTTGGGTACTCAGGATTTGTTTGCACAAAATGAATCAGATGAGCGTGCACTTATCAATGTGAGAAATGGGATAAGTATCTCCAAAGACTCTCTTTTTCTTCTGAATCTGAGATTTAGAATGCAAAACCGCTTTGGTTTTAATACGGTAAGCAGGGAGGGTTTTAGGGTTGACCAAGTGGACTTTAGAGTTAGAAGGCTTCGATTGCGGCTTGACGGATATGTGTTGAGTCCTAAAATCCAGTATTATATACAATTGGGGTTTTCTAAATCAGATTTGGATCTGGAATCAGGAGGTTACGCCCAGCCTATCCGGGATGCAATAGTGTATTACTTTCTAAATCCCAATTTATATGTGGGTTTTGGGCAATCCAAGCTTCCTGGGAACAGGGAGCGTGTAATAAGTTCAGGCAATCTTCAGTTTGCAGACCGTTCCATAGCAAATGGTTTCTTTACGTTGGATCGTGATTTTGGCTTTTTTGGATATTACACATATCAGACCAAGGGGAGATCTCAAATTCAACTTAAAGGTGCTATCAATACAGGGGAAGGACGAAACCCTTCTGTCGGGGATAATGGATTAAGTTATACAGGAAGGATTGAGTATCTTCCATTTGGCAATTTTAAAAACAATGGGGATTACTCAGAAGGTGATTTGGAGTTTGAAGAGAATCCAAAACTTACCCTTGGTGTTTCCTATAATTTGAACAAAAATGCCCACCGGACAAGAGGTCAGCTCGGGTCCCGGCTTTATGAGGGTAGGGATTTGAATGTTCTTATTGCCGACGCCATGTTCAAATATGCCGGTTGGGGAGCTATGGCAGAGTTCTTTAAGAGAGGTGCAGATGATCCCATTACTAAGAATTCAGAAGGGGATTCTCAAGTAGTATTTGTCGGAATCGGTACAAATATGCATCTCAGTAAAATGGTTTCCCGGAAGTCTGAGTTGGCTTTACGATATGCATCTGTACGCCCTGATAAGGAGATCAGGGAATATGAGAATAAACTAGAGGAAGCGGCCTTAGGTTATTCCAAATACTTAAACGGACACAGGATAAAGCTTCAGGGTAATCTGGGATATGCTTGGAATAATGGGCAGACACAGGTAGTAAACTTGAGGAATTATTGGTTTGCCACATTTCAGGTGGAATTCGGTATTTGA